Proteins encoded by one window of Hyphomicrobium nitrativorans NL23:
- a CDS encoding GcrA family cell cycle regulator, translating to MNNNPNKTTPLSNDGELTIPLNERKTVETLLPHDCRWPFGDPTAGNFYFCGKRKKDGSPYCDHHVRQAFQAAKPRAAVYRPQLT from the coding sequence ATGAACAATAATCCCAACAAGACTACGCCCTTGAGCAATGATGGCGAGCTGACCATCCCGCTTAACGAGAGAAAAACTGTCGAGACGCTGCTGCCTCACGACTGCCGCTGGCCCTTTGGCGACCCGACGGCGGGAAATTTTTACTTTTGCGGCAAGCGGAAGAAGGACGGCAGTCCCTACTGCGACCACCACGTCCGCCAGGCATTTCAGGCTGCGAAACCCCGCGCGGCCGTTTACCGGCCGCAGCTGACCTAG
- the topA gene encoding type I DNA topoisomerase produces MNVVIVESAAKAKTINKYLGSNYKVLASFGHVRDLPSKDGSVDPEQDFSMTWEIDQGSKKIISEITEAVKKADKLILATDPDREGEAISWHLLDILEKKKALKKGLSVERVAFNAVTKDAILAALAAPRQIDEPLVDAYLARRALDYLVGFTLSPVLWRKLPGARSAGRVQSVALRLVCDREAEIEAFRTDEYWTIEATLVTGKSEEFPARLHAIEGTTLKKLDIKDETTATEIKRALEKGAFRVVSVESRDVKRNPYAPFATSTLQMDASRKLGFSAKQTMQVAQRLYEGIDVGGETVGLITYMRTDGVTIIPEAINAIRGLIARDYSQKYVAPFVREYKTKAKNAQEAHEAIRPTDVKRTPASVARYLDKDQARLYELIWKRAVASQMASAEFKQTTADIEVKGRDGKTYTLRATGSVEKFDGFLKVYDEGRDDKIRVVEKGKEDTADDEDSNRRLPALAEGDALTDRGIEAEQHFTQPPPRYSEATLVKKMEELGIGRPSTYASTLAVLQERDYVRIDKKRLIPEDKGRLVIAFLESFFKKYVEFDFTADLEEKLDLISAGDLEYKIVLRDFWRDFTAAVNEIKDLRVGDVLEALNELLGPHVFPAKEDGSDPRLCPKCGTGRLSLKISGKSGAFIGCGNYPDCKYTRQLSGDASGVDGDRELGFDPDTGLPILVKSGRFGPYLQLGEGEGDEKPKRSSIPKGIDAANIDFEKAVQLLSLPREVGIHPETGTPITAGLGRYGPFVQHDGTYANVESIEDVFTVGLNRAVTLLAEKRAGKGGRFGRAAAKTVLKELGEHPGGGGKIQVLDGKYGPYVSHDKVNATVPKGMDPATLTVDDAVRLLQERIAKGGGKKKPARGKAAAKAKPEKAESKPVKAKAKAPAKKAPAKKAATKAKKPAAKAKASANG; encoded by the coding sequence ATGAACGTCGTCATCGTAGAATCGGCCGCCAAGGCCAAGACGATCAACAAGTACCTCGGCAGCAACTATAAGGTGCTGGCCTCCTTCGGGCACGTGCGCGACCTGCCGTCCAAGGACGGCTCCGTCGACCCGGAGCAGGATTTCTCCATGACGTGGGAGATCGACCAGGGCTCGAAGAAGATCATCAGCGAGATCACGGAGGCCGTGAAGAAGGCCGACAAGCTCATCCTCGCCACCGACCCTGATCGCGAAGGCGAAGCCATCTCCTGGCATTTGCTCGACATCCTGGAAAAGAAAAAGGCCCTCAAAAAGGGCCTTTCTGTCGAGCGTGTCGCGTTCAACGCCGTCACCAAGGACGCAATTCTCGCGGCCCTCGCCGCCCCACGCCAGATCGACGAGCCGCTCGTCGACGCCTATCTCGCCCGCCGCGCGCTCGATTATCTCGTGGGCTTCACGCTCTCGCCGGTGCTGTGGCGGAAGCTGCCCGGCGCGCGCTCGGCAGGCCGCGTACAATCTGTCGCCCTCCGCCTCGTCTGCGACCGGGAAGCCGAGATCGAGGCTTTCCGGACCGACGAATACTGGACCATCGAAGCAACCCTCGTGACGGGCAAGAGCGAGGAGTTCCCTGCCCGCCTCCACGCCATCGAGGGCACCACGCTCAAAAAGCTCGACATCAAGGACGAGACGACGGCAACCGAGATCAAGCGCGCGCTCGAAAAGGGCGCCTTCCGCGTGGTGTCCGTCGAAAGCCGCGACGTGAAGCGCAATCCTTATGCGCCCTTCGCCACCTCCACGTTGCAGATGGACGCCTCCCGCAAGCTCGGCTTCTCCGCCAAGCAGACCATGCAGGTCGCCCAGCGTCTCTACGAAGGCATCGACGTCGGCGGCGAAACCGTCGGCCTCATCACCTACATGCGAACCGACGGCGTCACGATCATCCCCGAGGCCATCAACGCCATCCGCGGGCTCATCGCGCGCGACTATTCGCAGAAGTACGTTGCCCCCTTCGTGCGCGAATATAAAACGAAAGCCAAGAACGCTCAGGAAGCGCACGAAGCCATCCGCCCGACCGACGTCAAGCGCACGCCCGCATCCGTCGCCCGCTACCTCGACAAGGATCAGGCCCGCCTCTACGAGCTGATCTGGAAGCGCGCCGTCGCGAGCCAGATGGCGTCCGCCGAGTTCAAGCAGACGACCGCAGACATCGAAGTGAAGGGCCGCGACGGCAAGACGTACACGCTGCGCGCCACCGGCTCCGTCGAGAAGTTCGACGGCTTCCTCAAGGTCTACGACGAAGGCCGTGACGACAAGATCCGCGTGGTCGAGAAGGGGAAGGAAGATACCGCCGACGACGAGGACTCAAACCGCCGCCTCCCCGCGCTCGCCGAAGGCGACGCGCTCACCGACCGCGGCATCGAAGCCGAGCAGCACTTCACGCAGCCGCCGCCGCGCTATTCCGAAGCGACCCTCGTCAAGAAGATGGAAGAACTCGGCATCGGCCGCCCGTCGACCTACGCCTCGACCCTCGCCGTGTTGCAGGAGCGCGATTACGTCCGCATCGACAAGAAACGCCTGATCCCCGAGGACAAGGGCCGCCTCGTCATCGCGTTCCTCGAAAGCTTCTTCAAGAAGTACGTCGAGTTCGACTTCACCGCCGACCTTGAGGAAAAGCTCGACCTCATCTCGGCGGGCGACCTGGAATACAAAATCGTGCTGCGCGATTTCTGGCGCGACTTCACCGCCGCCGTGAACGAGATCAAGGATCTGCGTGTCGGCGACGTGCTCGAAGCTTTGAACGAGTTGCTCGGGCCGCACGTCTTCCCCGCAAAGGAGGACGGCTCCGACCCGCGCCTCTGCCCCAAGTGCGGCACCGGCCGCCTCTCGCTCAAGATCTCCGGCAAGTCGGGCGCCTTCATCGGCTGCGGCAATTACCCCGACTGCAAATATACGCGTCAGCTTTCCGGCGACGCCTCCGGCGTGGACGGCGACCGCGAGTTGGGCTTCGACCCCGACACAGGCCTCCCCATCCTCGTGAAGTCCGGCCGCTTCGGCCCCTACCTTCAGCTCGGCGAGGGCGAAGGCGACGAGAAGCCGAAACGCTCGTCCATCCCGAAGGGCATCGACGCAGCCAACATCGACTTCGAAAAGGCCGTGCAGCTCCTCTCGCTTCCGCGCGAAGTCGGCATCCATCCCGAGACCGGAACGCCGATCACCGCTGGCCTCGGCCGCTACGGCCCCTTCGTGCAGCACGACGGCACCTACGCCAACGTCGAGAGCATCGAGGACGTGTTCACCGTCGGCTTGAACCGCGCGGTGACGCTGCTCGCTGAAAAGCGTGCCGGCAAAGGCGGACGCTTCGGCCGCGCAGCCGCCAAGACCGTCCTCAAGGAGCTCGGCGAGCATCCCGGCGGCGGCGGCAAGATCCAGGTTCTCGACGGCAAGTACGGCCCCTACGTGAGCCACGACAAGGTCAACGCCACCGTGCCGAAGGGTATGGATCCGGCGACACTGACCGTCGACGACGCCGTCCGTCTGCTGCAGGAGCGCATCGCCAAGGGCGGCGGCAAGAAGAAGCCCGCACGCGGCAAGGCCGCCGCGAAGGCGAAGCCCGAGAAAGCCGAATCCAAGCCCGTAAAGGCAAAGGCCAAAGCGCCCGCCAAAAAGGCCCCCGCGAAGAAGGCGGCGACCAAAGCCAAGAAGCCCGCGGCAAAAGCAAAAGCGTCAGCCAACGGCTGA
- a CDS encoding DUF6481 family protein, whose translation MRQPHDNFGTRILKASEAKQAMLRRAQKPAPDDPTVLQRKAERQAIVAAREARKEAKAQAAIELAAKEAAERAEQEALKERLAREEADQAVALLAEQKAMRDLRYAARKKRKA comes from the coding sequence ATGAGACAGCCTCACGACAATTTCGGTACACGCATCCTCAAGGCATCGGAAGCCAAGCAGGCGATGCTCCGGCGCGCCCAGAAGCCGGCACCAGACGACCCAACGGTTCTTCAGCGGAAGGCGGAACGCCAGGCGATCGTTGCCGCTCGCGAGGCCCGGAAAGAGGCGAAGGCGCAAGCGGCTATCGAGCTTGCAGCCAAAGAAGCCGCGGAACGGGCGGAGCAGGAAGCCCTTAAGGAGCGCCTGGCGCGTGAAGAGGCGGATCAGGCGGTCGCGCTGCTCGCGGAACAGAAGGCCATGCGCGATTTGCGATACGCTGCGCGAAAGAAGCGAAAGGCCTGA
- a CDS encoding metal-dependent hydrolase family protein, whose amino-acid sequence MLRRTSAVVSLLCLLHTAAAAQEPPPDLNAVTLFENVRIFDGRSAALTPPRNVLVRGNTIAKITPDPVPVDRRATTRIIDGGGRTLMPGLIDAHWHAMLIRPNPAQAIAGDVGYNNLAAGAEASDTLMRGFTTVRDVGGPAFGLKQAIDEGVVEGPRIFPSGAMITVTSGHGDFRQLSDLPRQVGGPLARMEEVGGAMLADSPDEVRLRVREQLMQGASQIKLTAGGGVSSPFSPIDVSTFTEAELDAAVEAAENWGTYVAAHAFTTAAIRRSISAGVKCIEHGFLMDDDTARLIAEKGLWLSLQPLPDEMRLGFPEGSIQRIKADQVWDGIAKTYELAKKHGIKTAWGTDVLFSRALAQRQGAILASLTRWLTPAEALATATATNGELLAMSGERNPYPGKLGVIEEGALADILLVDGNPLENIDLIADPGNNFVVIMKDGRIYKNTL is encoded by the coding sequence ATGCTCCGTCGCACCTCGGCTGTCGTTTCACTCCTCTGTCTCCTTCACACGGCCGCCGCCGCTCAAGAGCCACCCCCCGATCTCAACGCCGTCACCCTCTTCGAGAACGTCCGCATCTTCGATGGCAGGAGCGCCGCGCTGACGCCCCCCCGCAACGTGCTCGTTCGCGGCAACACCATCGCGAAAATCACCCCCGATCCCGTCCCCGTCGACCGCCGCGCCACGACCAGGATCATCGACGGCGGCGGGCGCACGCTCATGCCGGGCCTCATCGACGCCCATTGGCACGCGATGCTGATCCGCCCGAACCCCGCGCAAGCCATCGCGGGCGATGTCGGCTACAACAACCTCGCCGCCGGAGCCGAAGCGAGCGACACGCTTATGCGCGGCTTCACGACCGTGCGCGACGTGGGCGGCCCGGCATTCGGCCTCAAGCAAGCCATCGACGAAGGCGTCGTCGAGGGCCCGCGCATCTTCCCGTCCGGCGCGATGATCACGGTCACGAGCGGCCATGGCGACTTCCGCCAACTGTCCGATCTCCCGCGCCAGGTCGGCGGACCGCTCGCCCGCATGGAAGAGGTTGGCGGCGCCATGCTCGCCGACAGCCCCGACGAGGTGCGCCTGCGCGTTCGCGAGCAACTGATGCAGGGCGCATCGCAAATCAAGCTCACCGCAGGCGGCGGCGTGTCGTCGCCCTTCAGCCCCATCGACGTCTCGACATTCACAGAGGCCGAACTGGACGCCGCCGTCGAAGCAGCCGAAAACTGGGGCACATACGTCGCAGCCCACGCCTTCACCACAGCCGCCATCCGCCGCTCGATTTCCGCCGGCGTCAAATGCATCGAGCACGGCTTCCTGATGGACGACGACACCGCACGCCTCATCGCCGAGAAAGGCCTTTGGCTGAGCCTGCAGCCGCTTCCCGACGAGATGCGCCTCGGCTTCCCGGAAGGATCGATCCAGCGCATCAAGGCCGATCAGGTCTGGGACGGCATCGCCAAGACCTACGAACTCGCCAAGAAGCACGGCATCAAAACCGCCTGGGGCACCGACGTGCTGTTCTCTCGCGCATTAGCCCAGCGCCAGGGCGCGATCCTCGCCTCCCTCACGCGCTGGCTCACGCCCGCCGAAGCGCTCGCGACGGCAACCGCCACCAACGGTGAATTGCTCGCAATGTCCGGCGAGCGCAATCCCTATCCGGGCAAACTCGGCGTCATCGAGGAAGGTGCTCTCGCCGACATCCTGCTGGTCGACGGAAATCCGCTGGAGAACATCGATCTCATCGCGGATCCCGGCAACAACTTCGTCGTGATCATGAAGGATGGCCGCATCTACAAGAACACGCTATAG